The following are encoded in a window of Mycobacterium sp. ELW1 genomic DNA:
- a CDS encoding alpha/beta hydrolase: MSKPAARWMLLHGTPLDPTVWDAVRAHLPADSVAPDLNRPQAGGLLQQRLAAAVLDDEPDTPLIVVGHSLGGQVAMEMALLAPHRIRRLILVCTRDTPVPGFDDAARALRAGAALDIEATIARWFTSSEIADEGPVIRDVRRRLTTVSPSAYAATLKALATYDRRAKLTQIQSPAALLCGRLDLGCTPEVMSTLAADLPDARLQIVDAWAHMSPFVRPADFAEGLLNAAE; this comes from the coding sequence ATGTCGAAACCCGCAGCGCGATGGATGCTTCTCCACGGCACACCGCTCGACCCCACCGTCTGGGATGCGGTCCGTGCCCACTTGCCTGCTGATTCGGTCGCCCCCGACCTCAACCGACCGCAGGCCGGCGGTCTCCTCCAGCAGCGCCTCGCCGCCGCGGTGTTGGACGACGAGCCTGACACGCCGCTGATCGTGGTCGGTCACTCCCTGGGCGGTCAGGTGGCCATGGAAATGGCTTTGCTTGCGCCGCACCGTATTCGCCGATTGATCCTGGTGTGCACACGCGATACTCCGGTGCCCGGATTTGACGATGCGGCACGAGCATTGCGTGCAGGAGCGGCGCTCGACATCGAGGCGACGATCGCGCGCTGGTTCACCTCATCCGAGATCGCCGACGAGGGCCCGGTGATCCGGGACGTCCGCCGGCGCCTGACAACGGTGTCACCGTCGGCCTACGCCGCCACACTGAAGGCGCTGGCAACCTACGACCGCAGGGCGAAGCTTACGCAGATTCAGTCGCCGGCCGCCCTGCTCTGCGGCCGACTGGATCTCGGGTGCACCCCCGAGGTGATGTCGACATTGGCGGCTGACCTGCCCGATGCCCGCCTTCAAATCGTCGACGCGTGGGCTCACATGTCCCCGTTCGTTCGGCCGGCTGACTTCGCGGAGGGGTTGCTGAACGCCGCGGAATGA
- the ctaD gene encoding cytochrome c oxidase subunit I: MTAEAPPLGTLDAGRPFPARTGPKGNLIYKLVTTTDHKLIGIMYCVACFSFFFIGGLMALFIRAELAVPGLQFLSNEQYNQLFTMHGTAMLLFYATPIVFGFANLVLPLQIGAPDVAFPRLNALSFWLFVFGALIALGGFITPGGAADFGWTAYVPLSDAVHSPGAGADLWILGVAVGGLGTILGAVNMITTVVCMRAPGMTMFRMPIFTWNIFVTSILVLIIFPLLTAALFGLAADRRLGAHIYDPANGGMILFQHLFWFFGHPEVYVLALPFFGIVSEILPVFSRKPIFGYTTLVYATISIAALSVAVWAHHLYVTGAVLLPFFSFMTFLIAVPTGIKFFNWIGTMWKGRLTFETPMLFSLGFLITFLLGGLSGVLLASPPLDFHVSDTYFVVAHFHYVLFGVIVFATFAGIYFWFPKMTGRLLDERLGKLHFWLTFIGFHTTFLVQHWLGNAGMPRRYADYLPTDGFTTLNIISTIGAFTLGISMLPFVWNVFRSWRYGEVVTVDDPWGYGNSLEWATSCPPPRHNFTELPRIRSERPAFELHYPHMIERMRAEAHVGRAHGPAGDALARADENART; encoded by the coding sequence ATGACCGCTGAAGCACCGCCGCTGGGAACGCTCGATGCCGGCCGTCCGTTTCCCGCCCGCACAGGCCCCAAGGGCAACCTGATCTACAAGTTGGTCACGACGACCGATCACAAGCTGATCGGCATCATGTACTGCGTCGCCTGCTTCAGCTTCTTCTTCATCGGCGGTCTGATGGCGCTGTTCATCCGCGCCGAGCTCGCGGTACCGGGCCTGCAGTTCCTCTCCAACGAGCAGTACAACCAGCTGTTCACCATGCACGGCACGGCGATGCTGCTGTTCTACGCCACTCCGATCGTGTTCGGGTTCGCCAACCTGGTGCTGCCACTGCAGATCGGCGCCCCCGACGTCGCGTTCCCACGTTTGAACGCATTGTCGTTCTGGCTCTTCGTGTTCGGGGCTCTGATCGCCCTTGGCGGATTCATCACCCCGGGCGGAGCCGCCGACTTCGGCTGGACCGCGTACGTCCCGTTGTCGGACGCGGTGCACAGCCCGGGCGCCGGCGCCGACCTGTGGATCCTGGGGGTCGCGGTCGGTGGTCTGGGCACCATCCTCGGGGCGGTCAACATGATCACGACCGTGGTCTGCATGCGTGCCCCGGGCATGACGATGTTCCGGATGCCGATCTTCACCTGGAACATCTTCGTCACGTCGATCCTGGTGCTGATCATCTTTCCGCTGCTGACCGCTGCGCTGTTCGGCCTGGCTGCCGACCGTCGCCTCGGTGCACACATCTACGATCCGGCCAACGGCGGGATGATCCTGTTCCAGCATCTGTTCTGGTTCTTCGGGCACCCCGAGGTGTACGTGCTGGCGTTGCCGTTCTTCGGCATCGTCTCGGAGATCTTGCCGGTGTTCTCCCGCAAGCCGATCTTCGGTTACACCACCCTGGTCTACGCGACGATCAGCATCGCGGCGCTGTCGGTGGCGGTGTGGGCACACCATTTGTATGTGACCGGGGCCGTTCTGCTGCCGTTCTTTTCGTTCATGACGTTCCTGATCGCGGTACCCACCGGCATCAAGTTCTTCAACTGGATCGGCACGATGTGGAAAGGCCGGCTGACGTTCGAGACGCCGATGCTGTTCTCGCTGGGCTTCCTGATCACGTTCCTGCTCGGTGGCCTGTCCGGTGTGCTGCTGGCCAGCCCGCCGCTGGACTTCCACGTCAGTGACACGTATTTCGTTGTCGCACACTTCCATTACGTGCTCTTCGGCGTGATCGTGTTCGCGACGTTCGCCGGGATCTATTTCTGGTTCCCGAAGATGACCGGTCGACTGCTCGACGAACGGCTGGGCAAGCTGCACTTCTGGCTGACCTTCATCGGCTTCCACACCACGTTCCTGGTGCAGCACTGGCTGGGCAACGCGGGCATGCCGCGCCGCTATGCCGACTACCTGCCGACCGACGGGTTCACCACGCTGAACATCATCTCCACTATCGGCGCCTTCACTCTCGGCATCTCGATGCTGCCGTTCGTGTGGAACGTGTTTCGCAGTTGGCGCTACGGCGAGGTCGTCACGGTCGACGATCCATGGGGCTACGGCAACTCGCTGGAGTGGGCCACCTCGTGCCCGCCGCCGCGGCACAACTTCACCGAGCTGCCCCGGATCCGTTCGGAGCGGCCCGCATTCGAGCTGCACTACCCGCACATGATCGAG